In the Malania oleifera isolate guangnan ecotype guangnan chromosome 1, ASM2987363v1, whole genome shotgun sequence genome, one interval contains:
- the LOC131164985 gene encoding aconitate hydratase, cytoplasmic isoform X1 has protein sequence MYISACSCRSSSSSSSSSAFFRASRVRFYSSLSKPSSLSSSISSKPSASFSLSRTSVSFPLCRPSQLSSAHTIKQSHALSFSSALRPLRSPVCRWSHGADWRSPVSILRTAAPLVERFERNLATMATEHAFKGILTGLPKPGGGEFGQFYSLPALNDPRIDKLPYSIRILLESAIRNCDSFQVTKEDVEKIVDWENTSSKQVEIPFKPARVLLQDFTGVPAVVDLACMRDAMNKLGSDSNKINPLVPVDLVIDHSVQVDVARSENAVQANMDLEFQRNNERFAFLKWGSTAFHNMLVVPPGSGIVHQVNLEYLGRVVFNTNGILYPDSVVGTDSHTTMVDGLGVAGWGVGGIEAEAAMLGQPMSMVLPGVVGFKLSGKLRNGVTATDLVLTVTQMLRKHGVVGKFVEFYGEGMSKLSLADRATIANMSPEYGATMGFFPVDHVTLQYLKLTGRSDETVAMIEGYLRANKMFVDYNEPQQERVYTSYLQLDLADVEPCVSGPKRPHDRVLLKDMKADWHSCLNNKVGFKGFAVPKEEQNKLVKFSFHGQPAELKHGSVVIAAITSCTNTSNPTVMLGAGLVAKKACELGLEVKPWIKTSLAPGSGVVTKYLLQSGLQKYLNQQGFQIVGYGCTTCIGNSGDLDESVASAISGNDIIAAAVLSGNRNFEGRVHPLTRANYLASPPLVVAYALAGTVDIDFEKEPIGTGEDGKNVYFKDIWPSNEEIAEAVQSSVLPDMFKRTYEAISKGNPMWNQLPVPAGSLYSWDPKSTYIHEPPYFKDMTMNPPGPHGVKDAYCLLSFGDSITTDHISPAGSIHKDSPAAKYLRERGVGPKDFNSYGSRRGNDEVMARGTFANIRIVNKLLNGEVGPKTIHIPTGEKLYVFDAAMRYKAAGQDTIVLAGAEYGSGSSRDWAAKGPMLLGVKAVIAKSIERIHRSNLVGMGIIPLCFKPGEDADTLGLTGHERYTIDLPSKVCEIKPGQDFTVRTNSGKSFTCTVRFDTEVELAYFDHGGILPYVIRSLINDNK, from the exons ATGTATATATCTGCTTGTTCTTGTCGttcatcctcctcctcctcctcctcctctgcaTTTTTCAGAGCTTCTAGGGTTCGTTTCTACTCTTCTCTCTCCAAGCCTTCTTCCCTGTCGTCGTCTATTTCCTCTAAGCCTTCGGCTTCGTTCTCTCTCTCCAGAACATCTGTTTCGTTTCCTCTCTGTAGACCCTCGCAGCTGTCCTCTGCTCACACGATCAAACAGTCTCAtgctctcagcttctcctcggcGTTACGTCCACTCCGGTCACCGGTTTGCCGCTGGAGCCACGGCGCCGACTGGAGATCGCCGGTCAGTATCCTCAGAACTGCTGCTCCTCTGGTCGAACGGTTCGAGCGAAACCTCGCTACCATGG CTACTGAGCATGCTTTCAAGGGAATATTGACTGGTCTTCCCAAGCCTGGGGGTGGCGAGTTTGGACAGTTCTACAGCCTGCCTGCTCTGAATGATCCAAGGATTG ACAAGTTGCCTTACTCTATCAGGATACTTTTGGAGTCTGCTATACGCAATTGTGACAGCTTCCAAGTTACCAAGGAAGATGTTGAGAAGATTGTTGATTGGGAAAATACTTCGTCGAAGCAAGTTGAAATCCCATTCAAGCCTGCTCGTGTTCTCTTGCAG GATTTTACTGGTGTTCCAGCTGTTGTTGACCTTGCTTGTATGCGGGATGCTATGAACAAGCTTGGCAGTGATTCTAACAAGATCAACCCTTTG GTTCCAGTAGACCTCGTCATCGATCATTCAGTTCAGGTTGATGTTGCAAGATCTGAAAATGCAGTACAAGCAAATATGGACCTTGAATTTCAGAGGAACAATGAGAGATTTGCTTTTCTTAAATGGGGATCAACTGCTTTCCATAACATGCTTGTTGTTCCTCCTGGTTCTGGGATTGTCCACCAG GTTAATTTGGAGTACCTTGGACGTGTTGTTTTTAACACCAATGGCATTCTTTACCCTGATAGCGTGGTTGGTACTGATTCCCATACAACCATGGTTGATGGGTTAGGTGTTGCTGGCTGGGGAGTTGGAGGGATTGAAGCAGAAGCAGCAATGCTTGGACAG CCCATGAGCATGGTTTTGCCTGGTGTTGTTGGATTCAAGCTATCAGGGAAATTGCGAAATGGTGTCACAGCAACCGACTTGGTTTTAACTGTGACCCAAATGTTGAGGAAGCATGGTGTTGTTGGCAAGTTTGTTGAGTTCTATG GTGAGGGTATGAGTAAATTGTCATTGGCTGATAGGGCCACTATTGCGAATATGTCTCCTGAATATGGAGCAACCATGGGCTTCTTCCCTGTAGACCATGTTACGTTACAATATCTTAAGTTAACTGGAAGAAGTGATGAGACT GTTGCTATGATAGAAGGATATTTGCGTGCAAACAAAATGTTTGTTGACTACAACGAG CCTCAACAAGAAAGAGTATACACGTCCTATTTGCAGTTGGACCTAGCAGATGTTGAACCATGTGTTTCAGGACCAAAGAG GCCTCATGACCGAGTTCTTTTGAAAGATATGAAGGCTGATTGGCATTCATGCCTTAATAACAAAGTTGGGTTCAAA GGTTTTGCTGTACCAAAGGAGGAACAGAACAAACTtgtaaaattttcatttcatggACAACCTGCTGAACTTAAGCATGGTAGTGTTGTCATAGCAGCTATAACTAGTTGTACGAACACATCTAACCCCACTGTCATGCTCGGGGCTGGTCTTGTGGCAAAAAAAGCCTGTGAATTGGGTTTGGAG GTGAAACCATGGATTAAAACAAGTCTTGCTCCAGGTTCTGGAGTTGTTACAAAATATCTGCTTCAGAG TGGCTTGCAGAAGTACTTGAACCAGCAGGGTTTTCAAATTGTTGGCTATGGCTGCACAACTTGTATTGGGAACTCAGGAGATCTTGATGAATCAGTTGCTTCTGCAATTTCAGGAAATG ACATTATTGCTGCTGCTGTGCTGTCTGGAAATCGAAATTTTGAAGGTCGTGTTCATCCACTGACTAGAGCTAACTATCTTGCTTCACCTCCATTGGTTGTTGCGTATGCACTTGCTGGCACG GTTGACATAGACTTTGAAAAGGAGCCAATTGGAACTGGAGAGGATGGTAAGAACGTGTATTTCAAGGATATCTGGCCAAGCAATGAAGAAATTGCTGAG GCTGTTCAATCGAGTGTTTTGCCTGATATGTTTAAGAGAACTTATGAGGCTATCTCAAAGGGTAATCCCATGTGGAACCAGCTCCCAGTCCCAGCTGGCAGTCTTTACTCTTGGGACCCAAAGTCTACGTACATTCATGAGCCTCCATATTTTAAGGACATGACGATGAACCCTCCAGGACCTCATGGGGTGAAGGATGCCTACTGCTTGCTCAGCTTTGGTGATAGCATTACCACTGATCATATTTCTCCAGCAGGGAGCATCCACAAAGACAGCCCGGCTGCAAAATATCTCCGTGAACGCGGGGTAGGTCCCAAGGACTTCAATTCTTATGGTAGCCGTCGGGGCAACGATGAAGTGATGGCAAGGGGCACCTTTGCCAATATTCGCATTGTCAACAAGCTGTTGAATGGAGAAGTGGGCCCAAAGACAATTCACATCCCAACAGGAGAAAAGCTTTATGTGTTTGATGCTGCAATG AGGTACAAGGCTGCTGGGCAGGATACTATTGTCTTGGCTGGAGCAGAGTATGGAAGTGGCAGTTCTCGTGATTGGGCGGCCAAAGGCCCAATGCTACTG GGAGTGAAAGCAGTGATTGCCAAGAGCATTGAGAGAATTCACCGTAGTAATCTGGTTGGAATGGGCATCATTCCTCTTTGTTTCAAGCCTGGTGAGGATGCAGACACATTGGGTTTGACAGGTCACGAGCGCTACACAATAGACCTTCCAAGTAAAGTCTGTGAGATAAAGCCTGGCCAAGATTTTACTGTCAGAACCAACAGTGGAAAATCTTTTACATGCACAGTCCGCTTTGACACCGAG GTTGAGTTGGCATATTTTGATCACGGAGGCATTCTTCCATATGTTATCCGGAGCCTGATAAATGATAATaagtga
- the LOC131164985 gene encoding putative aconitate hydratase, cytoplasmic isoform X2 yields MRDAMNKLGSDSNKINPLVPVDLVIDHSVQVDVARSENAVQANMDLEFQRNNERFAFLKWGSTAFHNMLVVPPGSGIVHQVNLEYLGRVVFNTNGILYPDSVVGTDSHTTMVDGLGVAGWGVGGIEAEAAMLGQPMSMVLPGVVGFKLSGKLRNGVTATDLVLTVTQMLRKHGVVGKFVEFYGEGMSKLSLADRATIANMSPEYGATMGFFPVDHVTLQYLKLTGRSDETVAMIEGYLRANKMFVDYNEPQQERVYTSYLQLDLADVEPCVSGPKRPHDRVLLKDMKADWHSCLNNKVGFKGFAVPKEEQNKLVKFSFHGQPAELKHGSVVIAAITSCTNTSNPTVMLGAGLVAKKACELGLEVKPWIKTSLAPGSGVVTKYLLQSGLQKYLNQQGFQIVGYGCTTCIGNSGDLDESVASAISGNDIIAAAVLSGNRNFEGRVHPLTRANYLASPPLVVAYALAGTVDIDFEKEPIGTGEDGKNVYFKDIWPSNEEIAEAVQSSVLPDMFKRTYEAISKGNPMWNQLPVPAGSLYSWDPKSTYIHEPPYFKDMTMNPPGPHGVKDAYCLLSFGDSITTDHISPAGSIHKDSPAAKYLRERGVGPKDFNSYGSRRGNDEVMARGTFANIRIVNKLLNGEVGPKTIHIPTGEKLYVFDAAMRYKAAGQDTIVLAGAEYGSGSSRDWAAKGPMLLGVKAVIAKSIERIHRSNLVGMGIIPLCFKPGEDADTLGLTGHERYTIDLPSKVCEIKPGQDFTVRTNSGKSFTCTVRFDTEVELAYFDHGGILPYVIRSLINDNK; encoded by the exons ATGCGGGATGCTATGAACAAGCTTGGCAGTGATTCTAACAAGATCAACCCTTTG GTTCCAGTAGACCTCGTCATCGATCATTCAGTTCAGGTTGATGTTGCAAGATCTGAAAATGCAGTACAAGCAAATATGGACCTTGAATTTCAGAGGAACAATGAGAGATTTGCTTTTCTTAAATGGGGATCAACTGCTTTCCATAACATGCTTGTTGTTCCTCCTGGTTCTGGGATTGTCCACCAG GTTAATTTGGAGTACCTTGGACGTGTTGTTTTTAACACCAATGGCATTCTTTACCCTGATAGCGTGGTTGGTACTGATTCCCATACAACCATGGTTGATGGGTTAGGTGTTGCTGGCTGGGGAGTTGGAGGGATTGAAGCAGAAGCAGCAATGCTTGGACAG CCCATGAGCATGGTTTTGCCTGGTGTTGTTGGATTCAAGCTATCAGGGAAATTGCGAAATGGTGTCACAGCAACCGACTTGGTTTTAACTGTGACCCAAATGTTGAGGAAGCATGGTGTTGTTGGCAAGTTTGTTGAGTTCTATG GTGAGGGTATGAGTAAATTGTCATTGGCTGATAGGGCCACTATTGCGAATATGTCTCCTGAATATGGAGCAACCATGGGCTTCTTCCCTGTAGACCATGTTACGTTACAATATCTTAAGTTAACTGGAAGAAGTGATGAGACT GTTGCTATGATAGAAGGATATTTGCGTGCAAACAAAATGTTTGTTGACTACAACGAG CCTCAACAAGAAAGAGTATACACGTCCTATTTGCAGTTGGACCTAGCAGATGTTGAACCATGTGTTTCAGGACCAAAGAG GCCTCATGACCGAGTTCTTTTGAAAGATATGAAGGCTGATTGGCATTCATGCCTTAATAACAAAGTTGGGTTCAAA GGTTTTGCTGTACCAAAGGAGGAACAGAACAAACTtgtaaaattttcatttcatggACAACCTGCTGAACTTAAGCATGGTAGTGTTGTCATAGCAGCTATAACTAGTTGTACGAACACATCTAACCCCACTGTCATGCTCGGGGCTGGTCTTGTGGCAAAAAAAGCCTGTGAATTGGGTTTGGAG GTGAAACCATGGATTAAAACAAGTCTTGCTCCAGGTTCTGGAGTTGTTACAAAATATCTGCTTCAGAG TGGCTTGCAGAAGTACTTGAACCAGCAGGGTTTTCAAATTGTTGGCTATGGCTGCACAACTTGTATTGGGAACTCAGGAGATCTTGATGAATCAGTTGCTTCTGCAATTTCAGGAAATG ACATTATTGCTGCTGCTGTGCTGTCTGGAAATCGAAATTTTGAAGGTCGTGTTCATCCACTGACTAGAGCTAACTATCTTGCTTCACCTCCATTGGTTGTTGCGTATGCACTTGCTGGCACG GTTGACATAGACTTTGAAAAGGAGCCAATTGGAACTGGAGAGGATGGTAAGAACGTGTATTTCAAGGATATCTGGCCAAGCAATGAAGAAATTGCTGAG GCTGTTCAATCGAGTGTTTTGCCTGATATGTTTAAGAGAACTTATGAGGCTATCTCAAAGGGTAATCCCATGTGGAACCAGCTCCCAGTCCCAGCTGGCAGTCTTTACTCTTGGGACCCAAAGTCTACGTACATTCATGAGCCTCCATATTTTAAGGACATGACGATGAACCCTCCAGGACCTCATGGGGTGAAGGATGCCTACTGCTTGCTCAGCTTTGGTGATAGCATTACCACTGATCATATTTCTCCAGCAGGGAGCATCCACAAAGACAGCCCGGCTGCAAAATATCTCCGTGAACGCGGGGTAGGTCCCAAGGACTTCAATTCTTATGGTAGCCGTCGGGGCAACGATGAAGTGATGGCAAGGGGCACCTTTGCCAATATTCGCATTGTCAACAAGCTGTTGAATGGAGAAGTGGGCCCAAAGACAATTCACATCCCAACAGGAGAAAAGCTTTATGTGTTTGATGCTGCAATG AGGTACAAGGCTGCTGGGCAGGATACTATTGTCTTGGCTGGAGCAGAGTATGGAAGTGGCAGTTCTCGTGATTGGGCGGCCAAAGGCCCAATGCTACTG GGAGTGAAAGCAGTGATTGCCAAGAGCATTGAGAGAATTCACCGTAGTAATCTGGTTGGAATGGGCATCATTCCTCTTTGTTTCAAGCCTGGTGAGGATGCAGACACATTGGGTTTGACAGGTCACGAGCGCTACACAATAGACCTTCCAAGTAAAGTCTGTGAGATAAAGCCTGGCCAAGATTTTACTGTCAGAACCAACAGTGGAAAATCTTTTACATGCACAGTCCGCTTTGACACCGAG GTTGAGTTGGCATATTTTGATCACGGAGGCATTCTTCCATATGTTATCCGGAGCCTGATAAATGATAATaagtga